The following are encoded together in the Tatumella ptyseos genome:
- the mmuM gene encoding homocysteine S-methyltransferase → MSLTNPLSSLLEQSPFIVLDGALATELETRGCQITDSLWSANVLINQPDIIRQVHLDYFRAGAQCAITASYQASLAGFAQRGLDRNDAEALIARSVTLAVEARTQFLAESPSSPRPIIAGSVGPYGAYLADGSEYRGDYSLSREDFMDFHRPRMTQLLAAGADILACETQPSFAEIQALCELIQTFPEASAWFSMTLKDAHHLSDGTPLTTVVSYLTTQPQVVALGINCIALTETTAALKHLHSLTPLPLVVYPNSGETYDAQSKTWHQGGPHCQQLSDYLSDWLAAGAKLIGGCCRTSPKDIQALATQQHALTNR, encoded by the coding sequence ATGTCTCTGACTAATCCACTGAGTTCGTTACTGGAACAGTCTCCTTTTATCGTGCTGGACGGGGCATTGGCGACCGAGCTTGAAACACGAGGCTGCCAGATTACCGATAGCCTTTGGTCAGCCAATGTCTTAATTAATCAACCTGATATTATTCGACAAGTTCATCTCGACTATTTCCGGGCCGGAGCGCAATGTGCCATTACCGCGAGTTATCAAGCTTCTCTGGCAGGGTTTGCGCAACGTGGATTGGATCGTAATGATGCAGAAGCGCTTATTGCGCGCAGTGTGACCCTAGCGGTTGAGGCTCGTACGCAATTTCTTGCTGAATCGCCGAGCTCACCTCGCCCCATCATTGCAGGTTCCGTTGGTCCATATGGTGCTTACTTGGCCGATGGTTCGGAATATCGTGGTGATTATTCGCTAAGCCGCGAAGATTTTATGGATTTTCATCGCCCACGGATGACACAGCTTTTGGCCGCGGGCGCCGATATCTTGGCATGCGAAACTCAGCCATCCTTTGCTGAGATCCAAGCCTTGTGCGAGTTGATCCAAACCTTCCCTGAGGCAAGTGCATGGTTTAGCATGACGCTTAAGGATGCGCACCACCTAAGTGACGGAACACCTTTAACGACAGTAGTGAGTTACTTAACGACTCAACCACAGGTCGTTGCCTTAGGCATTAACTGTATTGCCTTGACGGAGACGACGGCGGCATTAAAACACCTGCACTCCCTAACCCCATTGCCCTTGGTGGTGTACCCTAATTCCGGTGAAACCTACGATGCGCAGAGCAAAACCTGGCATCAAGGTGGCCCTCACTGCCAACAACTTAGCGATTATCTTTCTGACTGGCTGGCTGCTGGAGCAAAACTCATAGGTGGTTGTTGTCGAACTTCTCCCAAAGATATCCAAGCATTGGCCACGCAGCAGCATGCACTCACTAACCGCTGA
- a CDS encoding fumarylacetoacetate hydrolase family protein: protein MQVCSFIINSSGHETFGLVCEQGVIDAGKLLDYRDLKHLLEDDGLAALQPLATRSADYAFHEISFLPVIKTPNKILCVGMNYSEKRIEFGETNPAPTLFIRFADSLTAHLQPIQKPVSSEQFDYEGELAVIIGKSAHQVTEDEALDYVAGYSCFMDATVRDMQFTWFTAGKNWPATGGFGPWMTTHDEIPDPQQLELKTFLNGVQVQKDSTKNMVHSVAAIIAYVTHFTPLSPGDVIITGSPGGVGKSRTPQLFMFPGDDVAVEISQIGRLSHIIR, encoded by the coding sequence ATGCAGGTATGTAGCTTTATTATTAATAGTAGTGGCCATGAAACCTTTGGTCTGGTCTGTGAACAAGGGGTAATTGATGCAGGAAAACTGCTCGACTACCGCGATTTGAAACACCTACTGGAAGATGATGGCCTTGCCGCATTGCAGCCGCTCGCTACGCGCTCAGCAGACTACGCGTTTCATGAGATTAGTTTTCTGCCAGTGATTAAGACCCCTAATAAAATTTTGTGTGTAGGGATGAATTATTCAGAGAAGCGCATCGAATTTGGTGAAACCAACCCTGCGCCAACGTTATTTATACGTTTTGCGGATAGCCTCACCGCGCATCTCCAACCTATCCAAAAACCGGTAAGCAGTGAGCAATTCGACTATGAAGGCGAGTTGGCAGTAATCATTGGTAAATCGGCTCACCAAGTGACGGAAGATGAAGCCTTAGATTATGTGGCGGGCTACAGCTGCTTTATGGACGCCACGGTGCGTGATATGCAGTTTACATGGTTTACCGCGGGTAAAAACTGGCCAGCCACCGGGGGATTCGGACCTTGGATGACGACTCACGATGAAATCCCTGATCCGCAACAACTCGAGTTAAAAACATTCTTAAACGGCGTACAGGTTCAAAAAGACTCAACTAAAAATATGGTTCACAGTGTTGCGGCGATCATCGCCTATGTGACGCATTTCACACCGCTGTCGCCGGGTGATGTCATTATTACCGGATCACCAGGCGGTGTCGGTAAATCTCGGACTCCACAACTGTTTATGTTCCCAGGCGACGATGTTGCTGTCGAGATTAGTCAGATTGGCCGCTTATCACACATTATTCGTTAA
- a CDS encoding LacI family DNA-binding transcriptional regulator, with product MKKQRITLNDIAVLAGVTKMTVSRFLRTPEKVKADTAKRIANVIEEVGFEPDSDNPQITSQSIPRIGVLIPSFNNQIFSELLAGIETVTEAQGYQTLVVSYDYSLQKEEEQIAALLAFNIKALILTDTAHSLRAEKYLQAAKIPIAEVMGIAHQPERINVGFDNLQAGFKATQALIEAGRKHIAYFGSMSDLRDQQRYQGYCDAMNAAGLTTTHISPEKVSSIETGAMMMREALDSVPNLDAIFCTNDDLAIGVLRACQSAGIDIPRRIAIVGFHGLEIGQITTPRLTSIKTPRYQVGQQATELLLQRVQGNKTVNQVILETHFLLGDTFPLS from the coding sequence ATGAAAAAACAACGTATTACCTTAAATGACATCGCAGTGCTAGCGGGTGTAACCAAAATGACAGTCAGTCGTTTTTTGCGCACCCCTGAAAAAGTGAAAGCCGATACGGCCAAACGCATTGCCAATGTTATTGAGGAGGTTGGTTTTGAGCCGGACTCAGATAATCCACAAATCACGAGTCAGTCCATCCCACGGATTGGCGTACTTATCCCTTCCTTTAATAATCAGATATTTAGCGAGTTATTAGCAGGAATTGAGACCGTTACTGAGGCACAGGGCTATCAAACCCTAGTCGTCAGCTACGACTACTCCCTTCAAAAAGAAGAGGAACAGATTGCGGCATTACTCGCTTTCAATATCAAGGCATTGATCCTTACCGATACCGCGCACTCTTTGAGAGCCGAAAAATATCTCCAGGCCGCGAAAATCCCGATTGCGGAAGTGATGGGGATTGCTCATCAACCAGAGCGTATTAATGTTGGCTTTGATAACTTACAGGCTGGTTTTAAAGCGACTCAAGCCCTGATTGAGGCGGGACGCAAGCATATCGCTTATTTTGGTTCGATGTCTGATTTACGCGACCAACAACGCTATCAAGGCTACTGTGATGCCATGAATGCCGCGGGGCTGACCACCACTCATATCAGCCCAGAGAAAGTCTCCTCCATTGAAACGGGGGCAATGATGATGCGAGAAGCCTTGGATAGCGTGCCTAATCTTGATGCTATCTTCTGTACTAACGATGATTTAGCAATAGGCGTATTACGGGCGTGCCAATCTGCCGGTATTGATATTCCGCGACGTATTGCGATTGTCGGCTTTCATGGTTTAGAAATAGGGCAAATTACAACGCCTCGTCTCACCAGCATCAAGACCCCTCGTTATCAGGTCGGTCAACAGGCAACTGAACTGCTACTGCAACGCGTTCAAGGGAACAAGACTGTCAACCAAGTCATCCTTGAGACGCATTTTCTCCTTGGCGATACTTTCCCGCTCTCCTAA
- the kdpB gene encoding potassium-transporting ATPase subunit KdpB, with translation MRTSTINRHALLQACGASFKKLSPITQLRNPVMFVVWLGSALTSIMALQAVFQHQWMNASFTGAISIWLWFTVLFANFAEALAEGRSKAQAESLKGLKQTSWAKKITQPIETATYSRVQADTLRKGDWVRVEAGDIIPCDGEILIGGASVDESAITGESAPVIREAGGDFASVTGGTRILSDWLVIQCSVNPGETFIDRMITMVEGAKRRKTPNEIALSILLISLTIIFVIATATLYPFSLWGGKSIDIVVLVALLVCLIPTTIGALLSAIGIAGMSRMLNANVIATSGRAVEAAGDVDVLLMDKTGTITFGNRQAAAFYPAEGVTEEALANAAQLASLADETPEGRSIVVLAKHRFNLRERELSSLQATFIPFTAQTRMSGIEFAQTRIMKGAMEAVRQYIHSLDAIFPDSVAQLADEISRKGETPLVVVENKRVMGVVALKDIVKGGIKERFSQLRKMGIKTVMVTGDNPLTAAAIAAEAGVDDFLSQATPEAKLALIRQYQSEGRMVAMTGDGTNDAPALAQADVAVAMNSGTQAAKEAGNMVDLDSNPTKLLEVVHIGKQMLMTRGSLTTFSIANDVAKYFAIIPAAFTVVYPQLAGLNVMHLHSPASAILSAVIFNALIIIALIPLALKGVPYKAVSASALLRRNLWIYGLGGLILPFPGIKAIDLLLTFMGVV, from the coding sequence ATGCGTACTTCAACAATTAATCGTCATGCTCTTTTACAGGCATGTGGCGCTTCATTTAAAAAATTGTCGCCTATTACCCAGTTAAGAAACCCTGTGATGTTTGTGGTGTGGTTAGGCAGCGCACTTACTAGCATTATGGCGCTTCAAGCGGTCTTTCAACATCAGTGGATGAATGCTTCATTTACTGGGGCAATCAGTATTTGGTTATGGTTTACCGTACTCTTTGCCAATTTCGCGGAGGCTTTAGCCGAGGGAAGGAGTAAAGCACAAGCCGAGAGTTTAAAAGGATTAAAGCAGACTAGTTGGGCGAAAAAAATTACTCAGCCTATCGAAACAGCGACCTACTCCAGAGTTCAGGCCGATACCCTTCGTAAGGGCGATTGGGTTCGTGTGGAGGCCGGGGATATCATCCCTTGCGATGGTGAAATCTTAATCGGTGGTGCTTCTGTTGATGAAAGTGCCATCACCGGCGAATCTGCACCGGTGATCCGCGAAGCGGGGGGAGATTTTGCCTCGGTAACGGGCGGAACACGTATCCTCTCTGACTGGTTAGTCATTCAATGCAGTGTTAATCCAGGTGAAACCTTTATTGACCGGATGATCACCATGGTAGAGGGCGCTAAACGCCGTAAAACACCGAACGAAATAGCGTTATCGATTCTATTGATCTCATTGACCATCATTTTTGTTATCGCGACGGCAACCTTATATCCATTCTCACTTTGGGGCGGGAAATCGATCGATATCGTTGTTCTGGTGGCATTACTCGTTTGTTTAATTCCGACCACTATTGGCGCATTGCTATCCGCCATTGGCATTGCGGGAATGAGTCGTATGCTGAACGCCAATGTTATCGCAACCAGTGGACGAGCGGTTGAAGCCGCCGGTGACGTTGATGTCCTATTAATGGACAAAACCGGCACCATTACTTTCGGTAATCGCCAGGCTGCAGCCTTTTATCCTGCAGAAGGGGTGACGGAGGAAGCGCTGGCGAATGCGGCACAATTAGCCTCGTTGGCGGATGAAACACCGGAAGGACGCAGCATTGTTGTGCTGGCAAAACATCGCTTCAATTTACGTGAACGGGAGTTAAGCAGCTTACAGGCGACCTTTATCCCTTTTACCGCGCAAACACGAATGAGCGGGATTGAGTTTGCTCAGACACGAATTATGAAAGGCGCGATGGAAGCAGTACGTCAGTATATCCACTCACTCGATGCCATTTTCCCTGATAGTGTTGCACAGCTCGCTGATGAGATTTCTCGTAAGGGAGAAACGCCGCTGGTGGTGGTTGAGAATAAGAGGGTAATGGGTGTCGTTGCACTGAAAGATATAGTGAAAGGCGGAATTAAGGAACGTTTTAGTCAATTAAGGAAAATGGGGATTAAAACGGTAATGGTGACTGGCGACAATCCATTGACCGCGGCAGCGATTGCCGCCGAAGCGGGAGTGGATGATTTCTTGTCACAAGCAACGCCAGAAGCGAAGCTCGCGTTGATTCGTCAATACCAATCAGAAGGCCGTATGGTGGCGATGACGGGGGATGGCACTAACGATGCACCCGCCTTAGCGCAAGCAGACGTTGCGGTAGCGATGAACTCAGGTACGCAAGCGGCGAAAGAGGCGGGGAATATGGTTGATCTAGATTCCAACCCGACCAAGCTATTGGAAGTGGTCCACATCGGTAAACAGATGCTAATGACTCGCGGATCACTGACCACTTTTAGTATTGCAAACGACGTAGCGAAATACTTCGCGATTATTCCTGCTGCTTTTACCGTGGTCTATCCACAGCTAGCGGGGTTGAATGTTATGCACCTGCACTCACCCGCCTCTGCTATTTTATCGGCGGTCATTTTCAACGCCTTAATTATTATTGCGTTAATTCCATTAGCCTTGAAGGGTGTTCCTTACAAAGCGGTTTCGGCCTCGGCATTGTTACGGCGTAATTTATGGATCTACGGTTTGGGCGGGTTGATCTTACCTTTTCCTGGTATCAAGGCTATCGATCTATTACTGACCTTTATGGGCGTTGTGTAG
- the kdpA gene encoding potassium-transporting ATPase subunit KdpA, producing MPTQAVLLVASFLLVVLLCAKPLGKALAIIIRDDPLPGCRMIEKSLFSLCGIRRHGMTMTHYLLAIGLFNLLGLILLMGILLCQQWLPLNPQHLPGLSWDLAFNTAISFVTNTNWQAYAGETTISYFSSLVGLTVQNFLSAATGMAVLFALIRGLVCRNQTHLGNAWRDILRITLFILLPLALLFAIFFMGQGVVQTLHSYVNYTSLEGVPQKLPLGPVASMESIKLLGTNGGGFFNANSAHPFENPTALTNFVQMVLIFLIPASLCFAYGEVSTHRRHANAVLWAMGVIFVCAVIGVMMAEMKGNPHFILSGAESAMNWEGKESRFGILASSLYTVVTTAASCGAVVAMHDSLTALGGLIPLWLMQIGEVVFGGVGSGLYGMLINVMLAVFIAGLMIGRTPEYLGKKIGPTEMKMVALYILITPLLVLTGTALALMTEAGRAGIMNPGPHGFTEVLYALSSAANNNGSAFAGLSANTPFWNLLLGVVMLLGRFLPFIPLLIIAGRMAQRTTQPRGAGTLPTYGGLFVGLLIGTVLLTGALTFIPSLALGPVAEHMQFIGSR from the coding sequence ATGCCTACCCAAGCTGTACTGCTCGTCGCAAGCTTCCTACTCGTCGTGCTGTTATGCGCCAAACCCCTCGGGAAAGCGCTCGCCATTATTATTAGGGATGATCCTTTACCGGGTTGCCGAATGATAGAGAAAAGTTTGTTTTCTCTCTGTGGGATACGCCGTCATGGGATGACGATGACGCACTATTTATTAGCTATCGGTCTCTTCAACCTGCTCGGGCTGATCCTACTCATGGGAATACTGCTTTGTCAGCAATGGTTACCGCTGAACCCGCAGCATTTACCAGGGCTATCTTGGGATCTGGCCTTCAATACTGCAATAAGCTTCGTGACCAATACCAATTGGCAAGCTTATGCGGGAGAGACCACTATTAGTTATTTTAGTAGCTTAGTGGGCCTCACCGTACAAAACTTCCTTTCTGCGGCAACCGGCATGGCAGTACTATTCGCCCTGATACGTGGTTTAGTTTGCCGTAATCAAACGCACTTAGGGAATGCATGGCGAGATATATTACGTATCACGCTGTTTATTTTACTTCCGCTCGCTCTCCTTTTCGCCATCTTTTTTATGGGACAAGGAGTGGTTCAGACTTTACACAGCTACGTGAATTATACGTCGTTGGAAGGTGTTCCACAGAAACTCCCCCTAGGCCCCGTTGCCTCAATGGAATCGATCAAATTATTAGGAACCAATGGTGGCGGTTTTTTTAATGCTAACTCCGCTCACCCCTTCGAAAATCCCACTGCGCTCACTAACTTCGTACAAATGGTACTCATTTTTCTGATTCCTGCGTCACTGTGTTTTGCCTACGGTGAAGTATCTACTCATCGTCGACATGCGAATGCGGTGTTATGGGCAATGGGGGTTATTTTTGTCTGTGCAGTGATCGGGGTAATGATGGCTGAAATGAAAGGTAATCCTCATTTCATCCTGAGCGGAGCAGAGAGTGCGATGAACTGGGAAGGAAAAGAGAGCCGATTCGGCATCCTTGCCTCGTCACTCTATACCGTCGTCACCACCGCAGCCTCTTGTGGTGCTGTGGTAGCAATGCACGACTCATTGACAGCATTAGGCGGATTAATTCCACTTTGGCTGATGCAAATCGGTGAAGTGGTTTTTGGCGGAGTAGGGTCCGGGCTATATGGCATGTTAATTAACGTTATGCTCGCGGTCTTTATTGCCGGTCTAATGATAGGACGAACCCCTGAATATCTGGGTAAAAAAATTGGTCCAACCGAAATGAAGATGGTGGCGCTTTATATTCTCATCACACCACTATTAGTGTTAACCGGGACAGCCCTTGCATTAATGACGGAGGCAGGACGTGCGGGAATCATGAATCCCGGTCCACATGGTTTTACCGAGGTATTGTATGCCCTCTCTTCTGCTGCCAACAACAACGGTAGTGCTTTTGCAGGGTTGTCAGCGAATACTCCCTTTTGGAACCTTCTGCTAGGTGTTGTCATGCTACTTGGACGCTTCTTACCCTTTATTCCCTTACTGATTATTGCCGGACGGATGGCACAACGTACTACCCAGCCAAGGGGTGCAGGAACACTCCCGACTTATGGTGGCTTATTTGTCGGACTATTAATTGGAACCGTATTACTTACCGGAGCCTTAACCTTTATCCCATCCTTAGCATTAGGACCGGTGGCCGAACATATGCAATTTATTGGGAGCCGCTAA
- the oxlT gene encoding oxalate/formate MFS antiporter: MSVQTEVSINPIAIRTTQKWQQLVIGLLCMASISSPQYVWTLLTKPFLERLDVHLPVLQVTFSLLIIFQTFLSPLQGKLIDRFGARRLIGVGTLMTGASWVGAAYSHSLWMLYLLYGVVGGLGTGIVYIGIVGQVVRWFPEQRGFAAGMVAAGYGMGAIVTTLPISLSLSRYGLTSTLLIFGVGFATLGWLASRGLRDAPNVTVTVNHHLSLQRHYSSSQMLKQPLFWLLFFMMACMSTSGLMVTSQLASFAADIGVGQVLVWGMAALPLAMSIDRLTNGLTRPLFGWVSDRIGRENTMFVAFILEALAMSLWLTFRHDPLLFILLSGVVFLGWGEIFSLFPATLTDTFGSQHAASNYGWLYMSQGVGSILGGPLAALLYQASHGWVPVFSLAIGLDILTALLAIAVLKPWRQRFISG, from the coding sequence ATGAGTGTACAAACTGAAGTCAGTATTAACCCGATAGCAATCCGGACCACGCAAAAGTGGCAACAACTGGTCATCGGTCTGCTCTGTATGGCGTCGATTTCTAGCCCGCAGTATGTCTGGACGTTATTAACTAAGCCATTTCTTGAGCGCCTTGATGTTCACTTACCTGTGCTGCAAGTCACTTTCTCCTTATTGATCATCTTTCAAACCTTTTTATCACCATTACAGGGCAAGCTTATTGACCGCTTTGGTGCACGCCGATTAATTGGTGTGGGGACGCTAATGACAGGGGCTAGCTGGGTAGGTGCAGCATACAGCCACTCTTTATGGATGCTTTACCTACTGTATGGCGTTGTCGGCGGGCTTGGCACCGGTATTGTTTATATTGGGATTGTCGGGCAGGTGGTTCGCTGGTTCCCTGAACAGCGAGGCTTCGCAGCCGGTATGGTTGCGGCAGGATACGGTATGGGGGCAATTGTGACGACGTTGCCGATTTCTCTATCGCTCAGTCGTTATGGATTGACCTCCACACTACTCATCTTCGGGGTAGGTTTTGCCACATTAGGTTGGTTAGCGAGTCGAGGCTTACGTGATGCACCTAATGTTACTGTGACCGTGAATCATCATCTCAGCCTTCAACGTCACTACTCATCTTCTCAGATGCTAAAACAGCCGCTCTTCTGGCTACTATTTTTTATGATGGCTTGTATGTCTACTTCGGGCCTGATGGTCACTTCTCAATTGGCAAGCTTTGCCGCGGATATTGGTGTGGGACAAGTCCTGGTTTGGGGAATGGCCGCACTGCCTTTGGCAATGAGTATTGACCGCTTAACGAATGGATTAACCCGGCCGTTATTTGGCTGGGTTTCTGATCGGATTGGTCGTGAAAATACGATGTTTGTCGCCTTTATTCTCGAAGCATTAGCGATGAGCCTATGGCTAACGTTTCGTCATGATCCCTTGTTATTTATTCTGCTTTCAGGTGTCGTTTTCTTAGGATGGGGCGAGATCTTCTCTCTTTTTCCGGCCACGTTGACCGATACTTTCGGTAGCCAACATGCCGCCAGTAACTATGGGTGGTTATATATGTCACAAGGGGTGGGTTCAATACTGGGAGGCCCCCTCGCGGCATTGCTTTATCAAGCCAGCCACGGTTGGGTCCCAGTATTTAGTTTAGCGATAGGTCTCGATATTCTGACCGCATTATTAGCAATAGCGGTCTTAAAACCTTGGCGTCAACGCTTTATCAGCGGTTAG
- the mmuP gene encoding S-methylmethionine permease — translation MQPEVEQSGTLHRTMKARHLVMLSLGGVIGTGLFFNTGYIISTTGAAGTLLAYLIGALVVWLVMQSLGELSVAMPETGAFHVYATRYLGPATGYTVAWLYWLTWTVALGSSFTAAGFCMQYWFPQVPIWQWCLLFCVVIFGLNIISTRFFAEGEFWFSLVKVITILVFIILGAAAIFGIIPMHDGTPAPFLHNLTAQGWFPHGTLPILMTMVAVNFAFSGTELIGIAAGETENPEKVIPVAIRTTIARLIIFFLGTVFVLAALIPMQQAGVEKSPFVLVFEKIGIPYAADIFNFVILTAILSAANSGLYASGRMLWSLANQRTLPQAFAKVNRRGIPVFAISISMLGGILALFSSIIAPDTVFVALSAISGFAVVAVWLSICASHFSFRRRYVASGQKVEALAYRAPWFPVLPVLGFVLCLIACLGLAFDPSQRIALWCGIPFVACCYAAYYLTSAKKSKDVKHVSD, via the coding sequence ATGCAACCAGAAGTAGAACAGAGCGGAACATTACACCGCACAATGAAAGCCCGTCATTTAGTGATGCTGTCATTAGGTGGAGTAATCGGGACAGGGTTATTTTTTAATACGGGGTATATTATCTCCACCACAGGGGCGGCGGGAACGCTACTCGCCTACCTGATAGGAGCGTTGGTGGTATGGTTGGTGATGCAAAGCTTAGGCGAGCTTTCTGTCGCCATGCCTGAAACAGGGGCCTTCCACGTCTATGCCACCCGCTATTTAGGCCCTGCTACTGGCTATACCGTTGCTTGGCTATACTGGTTGACCTGGACAGTCGCCTTGGGTTCAAGCTTTACTGCTGCGGGATTTTGTATGCAGTATTGGTTTCCCCAAGTTCCGATTTGGCAGTGGTGTCTACTTTTCTGTGTGGTAATTTTTGGGTTAAATATTATTTCGACCCGTTTTTTCGCAGAGGGTGAGTTTTGGTTTTCACTCGTAAAAGTTATCACTATTCTGGTGTTTATTATCTTAGGTGCTGCCGCCATCTTTGGCATCATTCCTATGCACGACGGGACTCCCGCCCCTTTCTTACATAATCTCACCGCTCAAGGGTGGTTTCCCCATGGGACGTTGCCCATCTTGATGACCATGGTGGCTGTTAACTTCGCCTTTTCAGGTACCGAATTGATTGGGATTGCAGCCGGCGAAACAGAAAACCCTGAAAAGGTTATTCCTGTTGCTATTCGTACCACTATTGCCCGTTTAATCATCTTTTTCCTAGGCACTGTCTTTGTACTCGCTGCCTTGATTCCGATGCAGCAAGCGGGAGTAGAAAAGAGTCCTTTTGTACTCGTCTTTGAAAAAATAGGGATTCCGTATGCAGCCGATATCTTTAATTTCGTTATTTTAACGGCAATACTTTCAGCGGCCAATTCTGGGCTATATGCTTCTGGTCGTATGCTGTGGTCGCTGGCAAATCAGCGTACCCTACCCCAAGCTTTTGCAAAGGTTAATCGAAGAGGAATACCTGTTTTTGCCATTAGCATTAGTATGTTGGGAGGGATCTTAGCCCTCTTTTCGAGCATCATCGCACCCGATACCGTCTTTGTGGCTCTCTCTGCTATATCAGGATTTGCAGTGGTTGCCGTATGGCTAAGTATTTGTGCTTCCCACTTTAGCTTTCGCCGGCGTTATGTGGCCTCGGGTCAAAAGGTCGAAGCGCTAGCGTATCGTGCCCCTTGGTTCCCAGTTTTACCCGTTCTGGGTTTTGTTCTGTGTCTCATTGCCTGTTTAGGTCTCGCTTTTGACCCTAGCCAAAGAATAGCGTTATGGTGTGGTATTCCCTTTGTTGCGTGTTGTTATGCGGCCTACTATTTAACTTCTGCAAAAAAATCTAAGGACGTGAAGCATGTCTCTGACTAA
- a CDS encoding MFS transporter, which produces MSHNVPRTRWYRIIVPILIACIISFMDRVNISFALPGGMDQELGITSQMAGVVSGIFFIGYLFLQIPGGRIAVHGSGKKFIAASLTAWAVISIATGFVTHEYQLLVLRFLLGIAEGGMLPVVLTMVSNWFPEKELGRANAIVMMFAPLGGIFTAPVSGAIISALDWRWLFFIEGILSAIVMMMWWALISDRPDEARWLPEKEREYLLTQLKAEREAREEKVKVSNAPLRDVFKNRGLVTLIFLNFFYQTGDYGYTLWLPAILKNLTGGNMADVGGLAILPFVAMAAGIYVISLFSDRSGKRRLWVCVSLLCFAASLVASVVLRHHVVAAYIALVVCGFFLKAATSPFWSIPGRIASAEAAGAARGVINGLGNLGGFCGPYLVGVMINFYGHNVAIYALSVSLLIAAVLSVTLPKQCDIQPEDEAVNHPGKGVAASNR; this is translated from the coding sequence ATGAGTCATAATGTTCCAAGGACACGTTGGTATCGGATAATCGTACCGATACTGATTGCTTGTATCATCTCATTTATGGATCGGGTAAACATTAGTTTTGCTTTACCAGGAGGGATGGATCAAGAGTTAGGGATCACCAGCCAGATGGCGGGTGTGGTGAGCGGAATCTTTTTCATTGGCTATCTCTTCCTCCAAATTCCTGGCGGCCGCATTGCCGTTCACGGTAGCGGTAAGAAATTTATAGCGGCTTCGTTAACCGCTTGGGCCGTGATTTCGATTGCGACCGGTTTTGTGACCCATGAATATCAACTTCTAGTTCTACGCTTCTTACTCGGTATTGCCGAGGGGGGAATGCTACCGGTTGTACTAACCATGGTGAGCAACTGGTTCCCTGAAAAAGAGCTGGGTCGTGCAAATGCCATTGTCATGATGTTTGCACCACTAGGCGGTATTTTCACCGCACCGGTCTCTGGAGCAATCATCTCTGCTCTTGATTGGCGCTGGTTATTCTTTATCGAAGGTATCCTCTCTGCCATCGTGATGATGATGTGGTGGGCGCTCATCAGTGACCGTCCAGATGAGGCGCGTTGGTTGCCTGAAAAAGAACGTGAATACTTACTAACACAACTTAAAGCAGAACGTGAAGCACGTGAAGAAAAAGTCAAAGTCAGTAATGCACCGTTAAGAGATGTCTTCAAAAACCGTGGTTTAGTTACGCTTATTTTCCTCAACTTTTTTTACCAAACTGGCGACTATGGTTACACCCTATGGCTGCCTGCGATTCTAAAAAATCTGACGGGTGGGAACATGGCTGATGTCGGCGGACTCGCGATTCTTCCCTTTGTCGCCATGGCTGCGGGTATCTATGTTATCTCGTTATTCAGCGACCGGTCAGGTAAGCGTCGCTTATGGGTTTGCGTATCACTGCTCTGCTTTGCGGCCTCGTTGGTTGCCTCCGTTGTATTACGTCATCATGTGGTGGCGGCCTATATCGCCTTAGTAGTTTGCGGATTCTTCTTGAAAGCTGCCACCAGCCCGTTCTGGAGTATTCCAGGGCGAATTGCTTCGGCTGAAGCCGCAGGGGCTGCGCGGGGAGTGATTAACGGATTAGGTAATCTGGGCGGGTTTTGTGGGCCATACTTAGTGGGCGTAATGATTAACTTCTATGGTCATAACGTTGCTATCTATGCGCTTTCCGTCTCACTGCTTATCGCAGCGGTCTTATCTGTAACGCTACCTAAACAGTGTGATATCCAGCCTGAGGATGAGGCGGTCAACCACCCGGGAAAGGGGGTCGCCGCGTCTAATCGTTAA